In the Oncorhynchus keta strain PuntledgeMale-10-30-2019 chromosome 14, Oket_V2, whole genome shotgun sequence genome, one interval contains:
- the LOC118393249 gene encoding U4/U6.U5 tri-snRNP-associated protein 2-like isoform X2 has product MVSVKRERELDFEDDEVPVKVGRSSEDRRSRHCPYLDTINRSVLDFDFEKLCSISLSHINVYACLICGKYFQGRGLKSHAYTHSVQFTHHVFLNLHTLKFYCLPDNYEIIDSSLEDITYVLKPTFTRQHISGLDKQGKLYRAYDGTTYLPGIVGLNNIKANDYANVVLQALSNVPPLRNYFLEEENYCGIRRPPGDIMFLLVQRFGELMRKLWNPRNFKAHVSPHEMLQAVVLCSKKNFQITKQGDAVDFLSWFMNALHGALGGTKKKPSSLTKVFQGSMRIFSKKLPHPDLPPEEKVALLLKEEYQEEMSESTFLFLTLDLPTAPLYKDEKEQLIIPQVPLFNILAKFNGNTEKEYKTYKENFLKRFQLLKLPPYLIFCIKRFTKNNFFVEKNPTIVNFPITNVDLREYLTEEAQVTEKNTTYDLVANVVHDGKPTEGAYRMHVLHHGTGKWYELQDLQVTDILPQMITLSEAYIQIWKRRENEDDTTNHTGA; this is encoded by the exons TGCCTGTGAAAGTAGGCCGTTCATCTGAGGATCGCAGAAGTCGCCACTGTCCCTACCTCGACACAATCAATAG GAGTGTGCTGGACTTTGATTTTGAGAAGCTGTGCTCCATCTCGCTCTCCCACATCAACGTCTATGCTTGTCTCATCTGTGGGAAATACTTCCAAG GTAGAGGTCTGAAGTCCCATGCCTATACTCACAGTGTGCAGTTCACCCACCATGTGTTCCTCAATCTGCACACACTTAAGTTCTACTGTCTGCCAGATAACTACGAGATCATTGACTCATCGCTGGAAGACATCACG TATGTACTGAAGCCCACATTCACCAGACAGCACATCTCTGGATTGGACAAGCAGGGCAAGCTGTATCGAGCCTATGATGGCACCACCTATCTGCCTGGCATAGTGGGGCTCAACAACATCAAGGCTAATGACTACGCTAATGTGGTGCTGCAG GCCCTGTCCAATGTGCCCCCACTGCGGAACTACTTTCTGGAAGAGGAGAATTACTGCGGCATCCGTAGGCCACCTGGTGACATCATGTTCCTGCTGGTGCAGCGATTCGGTGAGCTGATGCGCAAGCTGTGGAACCCCCGGAACTTCAAGGCCCACGTGTCACCCCACGAGATGTTGCAGGCTGTAGTGCTGTGTAGCAAGAAGAACTTCCAGATCACCAAGCAAG GGGATGCTGTGGACTTTCTGTCCTGGTTCATGAACGCTCTGCATGGTGCACTGGGAGGAACCAAGAAGAAACCTT CAAGCCTCACCAAAGTGTTCCAAGGTTCCATGCGTATATTCTCCAAGAAGCTTCCTCATCCAGATTTG cCACCAGAAGAGAAGGTGGCTCTGCTGTTGAAGGAGGAGTACCAGGAGGAGATGTCGGAGTCCACCTTCCTCTTCCTGACCCTTGACCTTCCCACAGCCCCACTGTACAAGGATGAAAAGGAGCAGCTCATCATCCCACAGGTCCCCCTCTTCAACATCCTGGCCAAGTTTAACGGCAACACAGAGAAG GAGTATAAAACCTATAAAGAGAATTTCCTCAAAAGGTTCCAGTTGCTCAAGCTGCCTCCCTATCTCATCTTCTGCATCAAGAGGTTCACCAAGAACaacttctttgtggagaagaaccCCACCATCGTCAACTTTCCCATCAC GAATGTAGACCTTCGTGAGTACCTGACAGAAGAGGCACAGGTCACAGAGAAGAACACCACCTATGACCTGGTGGCCAATGTGGTGCATGATGGGAAGCCCACTGAGGGGGCATACAGAATGCATGTCCTGCATCAT GGCACTGGGAAGTGGTACGAGCTCCAGGACTTGCAGGTGACGGATATCCTGCCCCAGATGATCACACTGTCGGAGGCCTACATTCAG ATTTGGAAAAGAAGAGAGAACGAAGATGACACAACTAACCACACAGGGGCATGA
- the LOC118393249 gene encoding U4/U6.U5 tri-snRNP-associated protein 2-like isoform X1, protein MTDQHSWLSLVPLQKTHVPVKVGRSSEDRRSRHCPYLDTINRSVLDFDFEKLCSISLSHINVYACLICGKYFQGRGLKSHAYTHSVQFTHHVFLNLHTLKFYCLPDNYEIIDSSLEDITYVLKPTFTRQHISGLDKQGKLYRAYDGTTYLPGIVGLNNIKANDYANVVLQALSNVPPLRNYFLEEENYCGIRRPPGDIMFLLVQRFGELMRKLWNPRNFKAHVSPHEMLQAVVLCSKKNFQITKQGDAVDFLSWFMNALHGALGGTKKKPSSLTKVFQGSMRIFSKKLPHPDLPPEEKVALLLKEEYQEEMSESTFLFLTLDLPTAPLYKDEKEQLIIPQVPLFNILAKFNGNTEKEYKTYKENFLKRFQLLKLPPYLIFCIKRFTKNNFFVEKNPTIVNFPITNVDLREYLTEEAQVTEKNTTYDLVANVVHDGKPTEGAYRMHVLHHGTGKWYELQDLQVTDILPQMITLSEAYIQIWKRRENEDDTTNHTGA, encoded by the exons TGCCTGTGAAAGTAGGCCGTTCATCTGAGGATCGCAGAAGTCGCCACTGTCCCTACCTCGACACAATCAATAG GAGTGTGCTGGACTTTGATTTTGAGAAGCTGTGCTCCATCTCGCTCTCCCACATCAACGTCTATGCTTGTCTCATCTGTGGGAAATACTTCCAAG GTAGAGGTCTGAAGTCCCATGCCTATACTCACAGTGTGCAGTTCACCCACCATGTGTTCCTCAATCTGCACACACTTAAGTTCTACTGTCTGCCAGATAACTACGAGATCATTGACTCATCGCTGGAAGACATCACG TATGTACTGAAGCCCACATTCACCAGACAGCACATCTCTGGATTGGACAAGCAGGGCAAGCTGTATCGAGCCTATGATGGCACCACCTATCTGCCTGGCATAGTGGGGCTCAACAACATCAAGGCTAATGACTACGCTAATGTGGTGCTGCAG GCCCTGTCCAATGTGCCCCCACTGCGGAACTACTTTCTGGAAGAGGAGAATTACTGCGGCATCCGTAGGCCACCTGGTGACATCATGTTCCTGCTGGTGCAGCGATTCGGTGAGCTGATGCGCAAGCTGTGGAACCCCCGGAACTTCAAGGCCCACGTGTCACCCCACGAGATGTTGCAGGCTGTAGTGCTGTGTAGCAAGAAGAACTTCCAGATCACCAAGCAAG GGGATGCTGTGGACTTTCTGTCCTGGTTCATGAACGCTCTGCATGGTGCACTGGGAGGAACCAAGAAGAAACCTT CAAGCCTCACCAAAGTGTTCCAAGGTTCCATGCGTATATTCTCCAAGAAGCTTCCTCATCCAGATTTG cCACCAGAAGAGAAGGTGGCTCTGCTGTTGAAGGAGGAGTACCAGGAGGAGATGTCGGAGTCCACCTTCCTCTTCCTGACCCTTGACCTTCCCACAGCCCCACTGTACAAGGATGAAAAGGAGCAGCTCATCATCCCACAGGTCCCCCTCTTCAACATCCTGGCCAAGTTTAACGGCAACACAGAGAAG GAGTATAAAACCTATAAAGAGAATTTCCTCAAAAGGTTCCAGTTGCTCAAGCTGCCTCCCTATCTCATCTTCTGCATCAAGAGGTTCACCAAGAACaacttctttgtggagaagaaccCCACCATCGTCAACTTTCCCATCAC GAATGTAGACCTTCGTGAGTACCTGACAGAAGAGGCACAGGTCACAGAGAAGAACACCACCTATGACCTGGTGGCCAATGTGGTGCATGATGGGAAGCCCACTGAGGGGGCATACAGAATGCATGTCCTGCATCAT GGCACTGGGAAGTGGTACGAGCTCCAGGACTTGCAGGTGACGGATATCCTGCCCCAGATGATCACACTGTCGGAGGCCTACATTCAG ATTTGGAAAAGAAGAGAGAACGAAGATGACACAACTAACCACACAGGGGCATGA
- the LOC118393250 gene encoding prosaposin isoform X2: MAFLQSIVLIFMASFCIGETMVIGEPTRPKLGITQLSSTTDICSDCSQIIELFTDMISNSDTQELIHNTLDALCLRLPIVEAQSHCMSQVHMYLPQALQYLTGILKPGETCMVLGLCAVRSERKAPEPLPPTFNDIDLSNAVLDSGTSPELSVSPQCTFCVYLMKKLESMLPTEKTEDAIVKLMGEVCGLLPASYKDQCEDFINKYGKEIVDFLLSSAAPHSICALLHLCLFQETPSMEMPLPSDCDSCRTLAVLSRLHLGLNATEPQTSSFLQSVCLQHPNAIPKCDMFTKLYGPRLQKVLGSQMDAPDTCERADMCVAVKEQHLLGKNQCTWGPSYICRDLKTAQGCGMVEFCQKLMWN; this comes from the exons ATGGCGTTTTTACAATCGATTGTCTTGATCTTCATGGCATCTTTTTGTATTG GTGAGACCATGGTCATCGGTGAGCCTACCAGGCCCAAGTTGGGCATCACACAGCTGTCCTCA ACAACTGACATCTGCTCAGACTGCAGCCAGATCATTGAGCTTTTCACAGACATGATCTCCAACTCTGACACCCAG GAGCTGATCCACAACACCCTGGATGCCCTGTGTCTGCGCCTCCCCATAGTTGAGGCTCAAAGCCACTGTATGTCCCAGGTGCATATGTACCTGCCCCAAGCCCTCCAGTACCTCACTGGCATACTG AAGCCAGGTGAGACGTGTATGGTCCTGGGCCTGTGTGCTGTCCGCTCAGAGAGAAAAGCGCCTGAACCGCTTCCTCCCACTTTCAATGACATCGATCTTTCGAATGCTGTACTTGACTCCGGCACCAGCCCAGAGCTGAGT GTCAGCCCACAGTGTACCTTCTGTGTTTATCTTATGAAGAAACTGGAGAGCATGTTGCCTACAGAGAAGACTGAG GATGCCATAGTGAAGCTAATGGGTGAGGTGTGTGGCCTCCTGCCTGCAAGCTACAAAGACCAGTGTGAGGACTTTATCAACAAGTATGGAAAGGAGATTGTTGACTTCCTGCTGTCGTCAGCCGCCCCTCACTCCATCTGTGCCCTGCTGCACCTGTGTCTGTTCCAGGAGACCCCCAGCATGG AGATGCCCCTCCCCTCTGACTGTGATTCCTGCCGTACGCTGGCGGTTCTGAGCCGGCTCCACCTGGGTCTCAACGCCACTGAACCTCAGacctcctctttcctccagtctgtctgccTGCAGCACCCCAATGCCATCCCCAAG TGTGACATGTTCACCAAACTCTACGGTCCCAGACTACAGAAGGTTCTGGGAAGCCAAATGGATGCTCCGGATACATGTGAG AGAGCTGATATGTGTGTTGCTGTGAAAGAGCAGCATCTTCTGGGGAAGAACCAGTGTACCTGGGGACCCAGTTACATCTGCAGGGACTTGAAAACTGCTCAGGGGTGTGGT ATGGTAGAGTTCTGCCAGAAGTTGATGTGGAACTAG
- the LOC118393250 gene encoding prosaposin isoform X3 produces MAFLQSIVLIFMASFCIGETMVIGEPTRPKLGITQLSSTTDICSDCSQIIELFTDMISNSDTQELIHNTLDALCLRLPIVEAQSHCMSQVHMYLPQALQYLTGILKPGETCMVLGLCAVRSERKAPEPLPPTFNDIDLSNAVLDSGTSPELSVQVSPQCTFCVYLMKKLESMLPTEKTEDAIVKLMGEVCGLLPASYKDQCEDFINKYGKEIVDFLLSSAAPHSICALLHLCLFQETPSMEMPLPSDCDSCRTLAVLSRLHLGLNATEPQTSSFLQSVCLQHPNAIPKCDMFTKLYGPRLQKVLGSQMDAPDTCEMVEFCQKLMWN; encoded by the exons ATGGCGTTTTTACAATCGATTGTCTTGATCTTCATGGCATCTTTTTGTATTG GTGAGACCATGGTCATCGGTGAGCCTACCAGGCCCAAGTTGGGCATCACACAGCTGTCCTCA ACAACTGACATCTGCTCAGACTGCAGCCAGATCATTGAGCTTTTCACAGACATGATCTCCAACTCTGACACCCAG GAGCTGATCCACAACACCCTGGATGCCCTGTGTCTGCGCCTCCCCATAGTTGAGGCTCAAAGCCACTGTATGTCCCAGGTGCATATGTACCTGCCCCAAGCCCTCCAGTACCTCACTGGCATACTG AAGCCAGGTGAGACGTGTATGGTCCTGGGCCTGTGTGCTGTCCGCTCAGAGAGAAAAGCGCCTGAACCGCTTCCTCCCACTTTCAATGACATCGATCTTTCGAATGCTGTACTTGACTCCGGCACCAGCCCAGAGCTGAGT GTGCAGGTCAGCCCACAGTGTACCTTCTGTGTTTATCTTATGAAGAAACTGGAGAGCATGTTGCCTACAGAGAAGACTGAG GATGCCATAGTGAAGCTAATGGGTGAGGTGTGTGGCCTCCTGCCTGCAAGCTACAAAGACCAGTGTGAGGACTTTATCAACAAGTATGGAAAGGAGATTGTTGACTTCCTGCTGTCGTCAGCCGCCCCTCACTCCATCTGTGCCCTGCTGCACCTGTGTCTGTTCCAGGAGACCCCCAGCATGG AGATGCCCCTCCCCTCTGACTGTGATTCCTGCCGTACGCTGGCGGTTCTGAGCCGGCTCCACCTGGGTCTCAACGCCACTGAACCTCAGacctcctctttcctccagtctgtctgccTGCAGCACCCCAATGCCATCCCCAAG TGTGACATGTTCACCAAACTCTACGGTCCCAGACTACAGAAGGTTCTGGGAAGCCAAATGGATGCTCCGGATACATGTGAG ATGGTAGAGTTCTGCCAGAAGTTGATGTGGAACTAG
- the LOC118393250 gene encoding prosaposin isoform X1, producing MAFLQSIVLIFMASFCIGETMVIGEPTRPKLGITQLSSTTDICSDCSQIIELFTDMISNSDTQELIHNTLDALCLRLPIVEAQSHCMSQVHMYLPQALQYLTGILKPGETCMVLGLCAVRSERKAPEPLPPTFNDIDLSNAVLDSGTSPELSVQVSPQCTFCVYLMKKLESMLPTEKTEDAIVKLMGEVCGLLPASYKDQCEDFINKYGKEIVDFLLSSAAPHSICALLHLCLFQETPSMEMPLPSDCDSCRTLAVLSRLHLGLNATEPQTSSFLQSVCLQHPNAIPKCDMFTKLYGPRLQKVLGSQMDAPDTCERADMCVAVKEQHLLGKNQCTWGPSYICRDLKTAQGCGMVEFCQKLMWN from the exons ATGGCGTTTTTACAATCGATTGTCTTGATCTTCATGGCATCTTTTTGTATTG GTGAGACCATGGTCATCGGTGAGCCTACCAGGCCCAAGTTGGGCATCACACAGCTGTCCTCA ACAACTGACATCTGCTCAGACTGCAGCCAGATCATTGAGCTTTTCACAGACATGATCTCCAACTCTGACACCCAG GAGCTGATCCACAACACCCTGGATGCCCTGTGTCTGCGCCTCCCCATAGTTGAGGCTCAAAGCCACTGTATGTCCCAGGTGCATATGTACCTGCCCCAAGCCCTCCAGTACCTCACTGGCATACTG AAGCCAGGTGAGACGTGTATGGTCCTGGGCCTGTGTGCTGTCCGCTCAGAGAGAAAAGCGCCTGAACCGCTTCCTCCCACTTTCAATGACATCGATCTTTCGAATGCTGTACTTGACTCCGGCACCAGCCCAGAGCTGAGT GTGCAGGTCAGCCCACAGTGTACCTTCTGTGTTTATCTTATGAAGAAACTGGAGAGCATGTTGCCTACAGAGAAGACTGAG GATGCCATAGTGAAGCTAATGGGTGAGGTGTGTGGCCTCCTGCCTGCAAGCTACAAAGACCAGTGTGAGGACTTTATCAACAAGTATGGAAAGGAGATTGTTGACTTCCTGCTGTCGTCAGCCGCCCCTCACTCCATCTGTGCCCTGCTGCACCTGTGTCTGTTCCAGGAGACCCCCAGCATGG AGATGCCCCTCCCCTCTGACTGTGATTCCTGCCGTACGCTGGCGGTTCTGAGCCGGCTCCACCTGGGTCTCAACGCCACTGAACCTCAGacctcctctttcctccagtctgtctgccTGCAGCACCCCAATGCCATCCCCAAG TGTGACATGTTCACCAAACTCTACGGTCCCAGACTACAGAAGGTTCTGGGAAGCCAAATGGATGCTCCGGATACATGTGAG AGAGCTGATATGTGTGTTGCTGTGAAAGAGCAGCATCTTCTGGGGAAGAACCAGTGTACCTGGGGACCCAGTTACATCTGCAGGGACTTGAAAACTGCTCAGGGGTGTGGT ATGGTAGAGTTCTGCCAGAAGTTGATGTGGAACTAG